TGAGGTCGAGGAAATACGGGATGGATGTGGATATTGAGTACGAGACCATATTCGCGCTGGGGGGCCTCACGGGTTGCGCCGACCCCGACGAGCTTATTAAGCTAAATGACTTGGCTGATAGGCTGGGGATGGACACCATCTCGCTGGGGGGCGTGGTCGCGTTCGCCATCGAGGCGGCGAAGCTGGGTAGGCTGAATATGGTGGTTGACTGGGGGTTGCGGGGGGCTTGGCGAGGCTTGTGGAGGACATTGCCTACCGGAGGGGGGTGGGGGATCTGCTCGCCGAGGGGGTTAGGGAGGCGGCGAGGAGGCTGGGGCTTGAGCACGTCGCTGTGCATGTGCGGGGGCTCGAGCCGGCTGGCTACGACCCGAGGGTTTTGAAGGGGATGGCGCTTAACTACGCCGTTGGGTACCGGGGCGCCGACCACCTGGCCACTATGGCTTATGCACTGGACATCGGAGGCTACGCCGGCGGGCCTCAGAGCCTCGGCGAGGAGAAGGTGAGGGCCGTGGCGTATATGGAGGAGGTCTCTGCGCTGTTCGACTCGCTTGTGTTGTGTAAATTCGGCAGGGGGGTGTACGACATGTATCCAGGCGGCAGGGGCTTTGACACAATAGCCGAGCTCCTTACCTACGTCACCGGGGAGTCGTGGACGGGGGCCTCGGCGCGTGAGGCGGCGGTTAGGATAGTGAACATGACGCGCCTCCTAAATCTCCAAATGGGGGCGGGCCCCGACTCCCTCCCCGAGAGGTTTTTCAAACCGGTGCGGTTCGAGGACAAGGAGTACGTGCTGACCCGCGAGGAGCTGGAAAACGCGCTCAAGATCTACTACGGGCTGAGGGGGTGGGACGGCGAGGGGAGGCCTCTGCCCGAGACGTTGCGGAGGCTACAACTAGACTTCTTAACGCCGCAGGGCGTTTAGCACCTTTTTCACTGCCGCGGCCGTGTCCACGGCGTCTTGCTCCGTGAGGTTTGGCATGACTAGCAGGGTGACTACCCGCTCCGCGGCCCACTCGGCGTTGGGGAGGGGCTTGTACTCCACCCTGCGCCTGTAGTATGGACACGTCCAGGGGCAGCCGAGGCCGTGGCCCTCCTGTCTCTGGAAGAGGGGGGTTCTGTAGAGGGGGGTTGGGTAGGCCACGAAGACGTTCCCCACGCCCTCCGCCCTCAGCGCCTCGACGATGTAGTCCCTGGGCCTCCTCAGCTTCTCCACGGCGACGAGGATCTGGACGAGGTGCCAGGAGTGCTTCATGTAGGGCCTCGGCTTGGGTATTGTGACTAGGTCGCCCTCCAGCGGCGCCAGCTCCTCAAGCAGAGTCTTGACGTAGGCCTCCCTCCGCCTCTGCATCTCCGGCAGTTGCTTAAGCTGGTAATACGCCAGCACGCCCTGTATCTCCGTCATGCGGTAGTTGTAGCCCAGCATCTCGTAGCTGTACTTCCCCACCTCGCCGTGTGCCCTTATGAGGCGGGCCCTCTCGGCGTAGGCCGCCGTGTCCGTGGCGACGGCGCCCCCCTCGCCCGAGGTTATGTGCTTCGTGGCGTATAGGCTGAAGGTGGAGATGTGGCCTATGGAGCCGGCCCTCCTCCCCCTGTACTCCGCGCCGAGGGCCTGGGCCACGTCCTCCACGATCTTGACCCCGTGCCTCTCGGCAAGCTTCATGAACTGGTCCATCTCGGCGGGCATGCCGGCTAGGTGCACCACCACCACGGCCTTGGTCTTGTCCGTAATCCTCTCCTCGACGGAGGCCGGGTCTAGGTTCAGCGTCTCTCTGTCGATGTCTGCAAATATGGGCACGGCGTTTGCGTGGAGGACGGCGGTCGCCGACGCGGCGAAGGTGAAAGGCGTCGTTATCACCTCGTCCCCCGGCCCCACCCCCACGGCTTTCAGCGCGGTGTGGAGAGCCGTCGTGCCGTTTGAAACGGCGAGGACGTGCCTCACGCCCAGGTAGGAGGCCAGCTCCGACTCGAAGGCCT
The sequence above is drawn from the Pyrobaculum ferrireducens genome and encodes:
- a CDS encoding DegT/DnrJ/EryC1/StrS family aminotransferase produces the protein MLAIEGGKPVRETPIVARPVVYSDEVLQAIAEVLKSGVLTAQHGRWVKAFESELASYLGVRHVLAVSNGTTALHTALKAVGVGPGDEVITTPFTFAASATAVLHANAVPIFADIDRETLNLDPASVEERITDKTKAVVVVHLAGMPAEMDQFMKLAERHGVKIVEDVAQALGAEYRGRRAGSIGHISTFSLYATKHITSGEGGAVATDTAAYAERARLIRAHGEVGKYSYEMLGYNYRMTEIQGVLAYYQLKQLPEMQRRREAYVKTLLEELAPLEGDLVTIPKPRPYMKHSWHLVQILVAVEKLRRPRDYIVEALRAEGVGNVFVAYPTPLYRTPLFQRQEGHGLGCPWTCPYYRRRVEYKPLPNAEWAAERVVTLLVMPNLTEQDAVDTAAAVKKVLNALRR